The Saccharicrinis carchari nucleotide sequence TCCTGAGTTCGACACTGGGACACCCAAATTAGAAGTTAAACAATTTTGCTAACATTTTCTGCTCCTCAGTTATTAAAATTGTTTTAGAGACAATGTGTTGTTTATTGGGTGTTTTTACCTGTATGGCATAGATAGTTTTGGCAATATCTATTACCTTTTCGGGACTCAATATTAATTCTTTAAGTTTAAGTTGTCTTTCAAGCTCTTTGTAAATTTTATAAGCCACGAACGATATACAAATATGAGCTTCAATTCGTCTTTGGATCCGGTGGTAAACAGGCCTTATTTTTAGGTCATGTTTTGATATTCTAAAGGCTTTTTCAATTTTCCATAAGTGGGCATAGTTCTCCATTATTTGCTTGTTCGACATTTTTGTATTGGTCAGATACCCTTTTAGGCCATCCCATTTGCCATCGGAATCAAACTTCTCCATGTCTATTGTCAAGCTTATTTCACCATCCATTTTTAAATATTTGTTGTATCCCCGATTGTTAATATTGGATTTGGTCAGCTTTCCTGATTTTATCTTTTTCTCCAGCTTAGCAAGTCCCTTCTCCCTATTGCATTTATCTTTTTTTGCTCTTTTTTCAGAGTGGGTTACCAAAAGCCTGGTGCCATCATTCTTTTCTATCAGCAACTCTGATGTTTCTGTGTAATCAAAGTTTACTATCTGGTTTTTAACTGAGGTGTTCTCGTTCTTAATTCTTGCTCCCAGAATAAACTCATAACCCTTGGAACATAGTTCTTGGATATTGGCATTGGTCAACAAACCTGAATCAGCAACTATGGTTAGTTTGTCGATATTGTAGCGCTCTTTAAATCCATTGATAACCGGGAGCATGGTATGACCTTCGTACTTGTTGCCTTCAAAAATCTCATATGCGAGCGGATAGCCATCAACACTAACTAAAAGACCGAGTAGTATTTGAGGATTCTGATGCTTGCCTTCTTTCGAGAAACCTGTCTTTCTTATTTCATCCTCGTTATCTACCTCAAAGTAAAGTGTGGTAACATCATAAAAAACAACATTGATTTCATTATTCAGTACTTTCAACGAATGGGCATAACTAATGTCCTGGACTATCTTTTTTTGACTGTTATGAAGCTTGTCTAAGTACCGATAAATGTGTTGGGCCTCAACTGATAGATAATGGTATTTGGAGAGAAAATCAGTTGTTCTAAGTTTGCTGGCCGGAAAACACAAACGTGCAATCACAAGTTGTTTGAAGAGTTCGTCTTCAATAGCATTAAATCCTAT carries:
- a CDS encoding IS1634 family transposase, which produces MIKTIGSSSDPEIIEHLVKKGKIWIKNRIGQNELDFTCERDFTETVLDNIEQITVAGTSLLLGNIFDEIGFNAIEDELFKQLVIARLCFPASKLRTTDFLSKYHYLSVEAQHIYRYLDKLHNSQKKIVQDISYAHSLKVLNNEINVVFYDVTTLYFEVDNEDEIRKTGFSKEGKHQNPQILLGLLVSVDGYPLAYEIFEGNKYEGHTMLPVINGFKERYNIDKLTIVADSGLLTNANIQELCSKGYEFILGARIKNENTSVKNQIVNFDYTETSELLIEKNDGTRLLVTHSEKRAKKDKCNREKGLAKLEKKIKSGKLTKSNINNRGYNKYLKMDGEISLTIDMEKFDSDGKWDGLKGYLTNTKMSNKQIMENYAHLWKIEKAFRISKHDLKIRPVYHRIQRRIEAHICISFVAYKIYKELERQLKLKELILSPEKVIDIAKTIYAIQVKTPNKQHIVSKTILITEEQKMLAKLFNF